The DNA region GTTCGATAGGCACAGGGGTGAGTATGCTGTGTATTACGCGAGATACCGTGTGTTACGATTGTGAAATGTAATGTTAAAATGTGACTGACATTGGAACTTAACCTTAATATTTCTTGCAGTATGACCTATCCGCTTCGCAATTTTCGCCAGACGGACGCGTATTTCAAGTGGAATACGCTCAGAAAGCCGTAGAAAATGGAGGgtgagtttattttatttttaatcagcttttataaaatattgatttaaatagtACTGTCATACATTTTACTCTTACAtgacaattaatattgtaatagtttaaatcaattttgtatagaatatttgattaaatattaataaaaaaaaaagtacacgtatctatgttttatttatgtatatatatgattgtaaTCTTGTTGCAGAACAGTTATTGGCTTACGAGGAAAAGACAGCGTAGTATTCGCTGTAGAAAAGATAGTGACATCAAAACTTTATGAAGTAGGTGCTAATAAACGGATATTCAATATAGATCAGCATGTTGGTATGGCTGTCTCTGGTATAATATCAGATGCAAGACAAATCGCAGAGACTGCAAGATCAGAAGCCGCGAGTTATAAAGCACAGTATGGAGTCGGTATTCCACTGAAGTATTTAAACGAAAGGGTATCTATGTACATGCACGCTTATACTTTGTATTCTGCTGTTCGTCCTTATGGTTGCTCCGTTCTACTCAGCGCTTATGAAAGTGACGGTCCAGCATTATATATGATAGATCCATCGGGAGTATCGTATGGTTACTATGGTTGTGCAGTAGGTGAGTGAAATACTGATGACAAAATTGGAGTacatagaaagaaatttatattttatatatatatatatatatatgttttcataGGTAAAGCAAAACAGTCGGCAAAAACAGAAATTGAAAAGTTAAAGTTACCAGAGATGTCGTCTAAGGATTTAGTTAAGGAAGCTGCTCGTATTATCTATCTTGTCCATGATGAATTGAAAGATAAACAGTTTGAATTGGAAATGAGTTGGGTTGGCGCCCATACCAATGGAAGGCACGAACGTGTACCAAACGATATAAAAACTGAGGCCGAGACGAAGGCACGGCAGGCAATGGCGGAAGATTCGGACAGCGATACCGAagacatgtaaaataatattaggaaTACTGCcattaaaattctttgtattgcaaatgaaaaaattaaatattaatatgcacCGATTCAAGATTTTAATGAAGTAAATAAAGAGTcctttatttaagaaaacgcCATTAATATGTTTgcgtgttatttaaaaattttatgcgatATATTAGAAATGATCAAcacaaaaattgcatttatctgTGAGTTTCATCcattatcttttattctgtgtaaataattaattatttaacgctCGAATCTCTTTTAACTGACATCTGTTAATACCATTtggattgtatttttatatccgatttataataacagcatataataaaaaaagacaagcTCGATTTACgcaacaatattatttcttttttttaacaaaattaatgaacAGCGTTCGTCAAAAAAAGTGAgctagatattatatttgttgcgatcagttttcaatttataacgcatgaaaaaaaattttcaatgaaagaattatttcttgaCCATAGCAAGCACGTCGAAAAATTTCGCAGCAAAAACTTATAACAAGTTatacaaatttctttcatgtaagagaaaaaaattcgcgGTTTCCTCATGTTTTCATGTggatttaatacaatttaatcgtGTAGTTGCAAAGAAtcgcaataatttatcgtaatataatacatataattatcgaatacGAGTTCCTTATAATAATGACGGTCTTGTTCGCGTAATTGgacaaatgttaataataacgGATGCTATGCCGCTATAGAATAGCGTGAATGATAACTTCAATGATGGATTTATTTTTGACTTGAAGTCAATTATTggttaaaaagaattatgaattatatataattatgagtatctgtatgttaatttttataaacagaagctttttaagcaaaaaacaatttaaaaagcagaaattgaaatctattttaaaatgatgacTAGACTTCTTTTCAAATtgcattaatcattaattttgtttcaaatttttaattgacatattaaaaagttatcgcaataatacaatattaatattaattcttgtaaatgttttcattatattttttggagGTTCGATCTTTTCTACAATATGCGCACTTTTATGAGAAACAAAGGAAAGACATGCcaaaataaagcaatattttttcttcatcaaaTCAAGTCGaagaatatgataaaatattataaaacataatcttCTACAGAAAATGACAATTATCTTAGAagatgatataatatgatCTTGTAACTTGAGCTAGttttacagaaaaagaaagaattttatcttcagagagagagagagatagagaccTACAATGAGATAGTATCAAGTatcgaattataataatgttattaaaaaatgtaaatggaaagaaatattttgcggattttgaaattttaaatttcacggTGTTagttgatatataaaagattataagagcggttttattttaaatatataatttaaattaagccTTTTTGTTTCTCTACTCAAgagaaatagaattatataaaaataatttaaattacaattcttACTCAAGCAAATCGATGttgatggaaataaaaataatacacacataaaatgaattatcaaATCTATCCTGTCATCCataataacttttaagatATGTGttttatagagaaatattttagataaagagATTCTATCTGTTTTCCAGGAAAACATTCTCTGATCAACacaattttgtttcaataGAGATGTTTCCGATATTTCaagatcatcttttttttttgacaaatattttttttttttttattttcacagaataaatcaattaatataaaaaatgtgtataattgcatataagattaaatgtGCAATTGTATCTTGCAGATGCaacgttacatttttatacagtCAAATGAAacgattcttttatatttattattctatgaaAAATTCAGCAAATATTTTAGTGGAATGAATACTTTACAAGATATTACATATCTCAAGTCACacatgtcaaaataaattatgaaatatctcgtaatattgatttttttatgattctaCCTTTACACGTAGAATATGGAGAGAACCGaggaggaaaaatataaaaaaaacaaattcgttcaaaatttatttaaaatataaataaaaaaaaaaacttgaaaacgCCTTTATCCGGAAGAAAGTTATGCTAATTATAGgatattctctttaataataaagtacaataaaatacatacttcaatatttattaaaaatgataatttaatgccTAGTtctatgtgtaaatatattatttaaaaatattgcgcttataatttataacaaagtatatgtgtgtgcgcgcgtgtgcgTTCTATTGTGTGTGGAACGCAATCCTGACAGACGAACAACGCACTTCGATGAAGAAACATTGGCGATCCGCTTGATCTGCGCGCATGCTGCTTTTTCACGTTGTCGGGGGTTGGTTGGCTGCTGGACGACTGGGGAAAATGCGGCGAGGGCGGCTTGGGCGAACTTTATATAAGGGTAGTATGACTTTGAAATTCCGCCACTGGTTTTGATTAATGCGGCCGGGACGGAATTGCCATTGTGTCGTTTGTTGCTGTcgttagttttctttttttattttttatttttttttattttttttttatttttttgcaagtgAGCGAGACGAACAAGCCACATTGATTTCGCTATCGTCGTCGACCGAGTGTTTCCATTCTCTCATAGAACAGATGATTTCCGCGATTTAATCGGAAGTCCTAATCGACGATAGGAAGATACATATGTCTTTGAATCTGAGCATCAGACCGCCGGACGATGTTTCCATCGTTGATGAACAGGGATTGtccgatatttatattttcgcggCCGTCGTACTCGCTATCATCGGCTTCTTCGGATTCATCCTGAATCTGCTGGTTATTCTGACAGTTGTCAAAGAAGCCAACGTGCTCTGGACACCCAACAATGTGATCCTCGTCAATATGGTTGTAAGTGTTATTGCCGATCGCTCTATCGAATTTGACTTGCAGATAATGATCGATGCGTAGCAATTAACTTCTCtacatttaaaatgcaattttaatgcaattataatgaattttttttaccgcatgtttaataaaaagtcaCACACACAACCGCGGATGTCACAAAGAGAGATTATGAAAGTTAATTTCTACGCGCTGATcagacagatatatatatatatgtgtgtgtgtgtgtgtgtgtgtgtgtgtgtgtgtgtgtttgtagtctaaaatatctttcaaaaaattaaagaatcaaTAACCGCGATAAATGTCAGAATTTTAtctgagaaatttatatttatctcttgctaagaaatatatattttaatatgatatatttttctaatccaatttatgtaaaaataaatattacaaatgtaaaCAAGGAAAATCATTAATCGCATATAAAAGCCAAGCAAAAGGACTAAATAGACATTTATTAACTTTGTCAAGCTGTGAGCATTCTGAGGTAGAGAAAGGAAGGAGAATCCAATACTCTGAAAGTTTCAAAAGACCTTTAATTAATCTGTaattaatgaagaaatatCTCTGCTATTGATTTCTATCTACAATAGTTTATAAAAGGAGAAATGTGTAGCAATTT from Cataglyphis hispanica isolate Lineage 1 chromosome 22, ULB_Chis1_1.0, whole genome shotgun sequence includes:
- the LOC126857749 gene encoding proteasome subunit alpha type-3; this encodes MSSIGTGYDLSASQFSPDGRVFQVEYAQKAVENGGTVIGLRGKDSVVFAVEKIVTSKLYEVGANKRIFNIDQHVGMAVSGIISDARQIAETARSEAASYKAQYGVGIPLKYLNERVSMYMHAYTLYSAVRPYGCSVLLSAYESDGPALYMIDPSGVSYGYYGCAVGKAKQSAKTEIEKLKLPEMSSKDLVKEAARIIYLVHDELKDKQFELEMSWVGAHTNGRHERVPNDIKTEAETKARQAMAEDSDSDTEDM